AAGAGAGTAATCTAAAAATGTAAGATGAGGATAAGATGAATTTTCATTATATAACAAGAATGGAGTTTTTGCTAATGTCCTTGTTTTTATTTTTAGCATATTCTTATTATTTACAATATGCTCACTTTCTGCGTTATTTATGCAGGCTGAATAGTGAATAACAGAAGTCAATCAAAGAGCGAAACTTCGTTTCCTTGAACGAATAATTCATTTCATATGTATGAATACATTTGAATATGTTTTATGGAACAGAATAAGCGCACCTTTAATATATTTTAAATCTGCAAATCTGGATAACTCCGAAATATTTGGAGCATTACTTATTTTATATTCTGTTTTGACAAATCTGGCGGTAAAAGAAAAAATGCTTCCGATTCCTGGTTCGCTCTCAACTGAAATTTTGCCACCCATCATTTCCACCAGTTTTTTACTAATCGAAAGCCCAAGCCCAGTTCCGCCATATTGTCTGGTCATAGCATTATCCAATTGATTGAAAGGTTCAAACAATCTTCCAATGAGCTCTTTGCTAATTCCTATACCAGTATCCTTTACCGTAAAAAGCAGCAGGACATGCGAAATATCCTCGCCCTCTTTCGGAGTTAATAATTTGGTTGTAACAACTACTTTGCCTGATTTTGTAAATTTAATCGCATTATTAATTAAATTGAGAAGGACTTGTTCTAACCTCAAGGGGTCTCCCTTCAAAGCCTTTGGGAGATCGTTGGAGTTAGAAAAAAGTAGTTCAATGCCTTTTTCTTCTGCTTTCATGCTCAATACAGTGGAGACATTAGCGAGAATATCTTCTAAATTAAAGTTAATGGATTCTATTTCAAGTTTGCCGGCCTCGATTTTAGAAAAGTCAAGGAGATCATTAATAATTCCAAGAAGGACATTTGCAGATATTTTTATTTTTGTTAAGTAATCCTTTTGTTTTAAGGTTAAACTTGTTCTTAGAGCAAGGTCAGTTAAACCTATAACACCATTCATTGGAGTTCGAATTTCATGACTCATGTTTGCCAAAAATTCACTTTTCGCTGCACTAGCTGCTTCTGCTATATTTATAGCTATATGTAAAGATTTTGTTCTTTCTTTAACTGTTCCATAAAACATATTCAAATGTATTCATACATATGAAATGAATTATTCGTTCAAGGAAACGAAGTTTCGCTCTTTGATTGACTTCTGTTATTCACTATCCAGCCTGCATAAATAGTGCAGAAAGTATCTAAAGTCCTGCCCGGAACAGTCGGCGATTTCCAACTTTCGCATGGTATCGGATAAGACCTCCTTGAAGTTTTTATCCGATACACTGGTTTTAATAGGCAACCAAACGCCCAGCCTTTCCAATCGGCGACAGGTCAACTCAACGGTTGACAGTGATTACTAACAACTACATTAAAAATAACTTATCGTTTAAATATTTTACGATATAATTTTTAAAAACAGGCGAGCACTATATCGCTCATATTTTATCTCTAATGCGTCTTAGTAACGTCACACAGGAAACATTCCTGTTTAAATTTTACTTATTATCATTTTTTTTTCTTTTTGGTCAAGTTTTAAGTTTTATTTTAAAATTTAATAATTATTTTGAATATGATTGAGTATATTTAATTATAAAAATGGTTAACTATTAAATACTCTTTCTTCAAGTAATTCTCGTGCCTTTTCTTGTTCTTGGATTAATTCCTCTATGGCTCTTTGGACCCTTTGAATTTCTTTGCTTATCCATTTGCTGAGAGGTGGGAATACCTGACCATCTTTGCCTGGTTTCCAATCTCTTAATGCGGCAGATAAAGCGCTTAGAGGTTTTAACTGAGCAACAAGTAAATACCAAAGAATTATTAATGTAAATAGGATAGCGCCAACCCATTGGAAAAGTTTTGTTTGGGAATCCTTTCGAATATGTTCAAAAAAATTACTACTATAGTAAAGATGAAATATTCCAATGGGCACATGCATTTGTTCAGATGTTATTAGAACATTTGCAACAAAACCTGAAAAATTACTTTTAGGCGGTCGTTCTACAATTTTTTCATTATTCATCAATTCCAGTTCCAAACCTTCGAATAATGGTTTATTTGTGATTGGGTCAAGAGAAAGTAAAATAGTGCTGCTCACTTGATCGAGTAAAACAGCTCTCTTGGTTTGATCTGTGATATCTAAGATAGTACCTATCTCTTTAGCGTATAGTGGCGCCAACAATTCTAGTTTAACCTGTTCCGATTTTTTAATATTAACAATTACTACGTAATACCAGTACGAAAAAACAGAAACAATGACGAATATTACAAGTATTAGAAAGAGCAAAAAAATACGTGTCGTCAAATGATTTGGGAAAAGAAAACCTAATTTATATCTATTCATAAGTTTTTGCCACTTTGAAAAAAAGTTTATTAAGGTTGATTTCTGATTTTTTTATTGTAGTAAGATTAAGCGCTGGTTGCACTTGGCTGGTGATATAGAGTCCGGCAAGTATACCGTGTTCGACAGCATCTATAAAAGGTGAAAATACAATAATTTTGTTTTTGACTCCGTAGGTAATAACTTTTTGACGATTCTCTGAAGAAAGTTGCTCGGCGAGAAAAATACCGGCAACCTTAACACTTGGTATTCTTTAAAGTCAATATCATTAGTTGCAATAATATCTATGGGGTATTTGTAAATGTTATTAACTGTGCTTCGCAAAAATGCCGCCACCCGCTCAGCAGAAGAAAGATTTGTATGAGCTATTAGTAACAATAATTTGCCATCATTATTTACGTAGGTCGATAAATCCATATTTCCACCTACCAGAGCTGGAAATATTTTTAAACCAATCATTATGCGATCGTGAACGTTAGCTTCATCTGCCTTTGAAATAGAATTCACATCCATAAAAGAATAAATAAGAAGGATAGTTATTATAAACCATTTTTTTATCACACAACACCCGTCACCCTTTTTTTGTTCAATAACAATAGGTAGAACAATTTTTTTAATAGAAAACACTATTTTTTTAAAATAAATGCTTTTAATTTGATTGTCAATATTGCATTGATCTATAAATGCATGGCGAGCAGATTTGTAAAGAAGTGACCATTAATACTACAGTATTTAAGAAAAGTATTTTTGTTTAATTGTAAAATCATATTACCCCCTCTCCCTTGACGGGAGAGGGCTGGGGTGAGGGTGAAAATACTTTTTCCAATTTACTTTTCTTAAAAACTATATTAAGTTAGTTTGTAGGAGCGGGCAAAAGTTCAATGCCGGGTTGAAGCCTTTGATCTTCAACAACTACAATATCATCGCCTTCTTCCCCAAGTATTAAAACAGGAACAGAAACCCCTGTTTTTTTTATTTTGACTTTTGGGTTAGCATAACGATTTAATATTGCTGCTTTTGGAATTAAAAGACCTTCAGACTTGACTTTTAAAGGAAGCAATAATTTAAGACCTCCTCGTCGTAATCCGTTATAATCTTTTATGACTAATTTTACAGCGAGTTTTCTTGTAAGTTCATCAAATTTGGGATTTATCCAATCAACATTGAGCTTTACGGGTTTTCCATCGAGTTCGCCTTTGAAGTTTTCTGGTAAGGATGTTATAGCAATCATTTCTTCATTTGTTACAGATATAGGGACAACTAATTTTTGAAAGTCTGATACCTTAGCAAGCATTATTCCAGGTTGGATAATATTGCCTTCTTCAACAAAACGGTCAGTCACAATATAACCTGACGGTGCTGTAATTCTGAATCTTTTTTTTCTTTCTTCAAGCTCGCGTAAGGTTATTTTTAAAATTTCGCCTTCTTGACTTAAAGTTTGAAAGGCTATTTGAGCCTGTTCCAAGCCTTGGCGGGAACTTTCAATCTGGACTTCGCTAGCTCTTTGTGATTTATAAAGGGTTTCAATTCTTTGGTATTCTTTATTAATATAATTTATTTGGGAGTTAGCATTTTCAAGCTTGAGCTGAAGGGTTTTTTGGGAATTTTTTGCCCGTTCTATTTCAAAATCAATAAAAGTGGTGTCTATTTCTATGAAAGGCCTGTCTTTTATTACGTCTCCAATGTCATAGTTTATTTTTATTATTTTTCCCATTACTTCGGCAGAAATTATTAATGTTTTATTAGCATGGGTATAACCGATTAGCTTTGCTTCATTTTCTGCTTTAGAAACAAGCAAAGGTGGGATTTCAGGCTTAGAATCACCAACAACAAACACTTTTGGTTGAGAAAAAATTATACTGGGAAGCATTAAAATGAAAAATAAAATTGTGATAAACGGTTTTATAAAGATATTTATGCGCATTTTTTTACCTTATCTTTAATTTTATTTGATATTGAATTTTGAGGATTTTAAACAAAAGATTTATATTCTAAACGGTTAATGACTATAACGAAATAAATTTTATGTCAACTATAATTCCCTTATAAATGTAGAAGCGTTTTTTTTATTACTGTGATTTAAATTTTTTTTTTGACTTTTTTTTTCAAATTTGTAAAGAGTTTGTAAATATTTAATTTTACTTGAAAGGTAGGGAAAGAAAAATTATGAAAAATTTCCAGGTAAATATTTTTTTTCTTTTTTTAATTTTTATATTGAATGGATGTGAAGGAAACCCATGTAAAATAAAAGAGCCAGCGCTTGATATGACTTTTATATATATCGAGCCCGGAAAATTTATTATGGGAAGCCCTGAAGGGGAATTAGGAAGAGAAAATAATGAAACTCCCCACGACATATATATATCTAAGGGTTTTTATATACAAACAACAGAAGTTACCCAAAAACAGTGGAAAGCTATTATGGGAACAAATCCTGCGTCCTTTCAATATAGAAGCAATGAAAATAACCCTGTTGAAAATGTATCGTGGGAAGAAGTTCAAATATTTATAGATAAGTTAAATTTAATGGGAACTGGGAAATATCGTCTTCCAACTGAAGCTGAATGGGAATATGCTGCGCGAGCTGGAAGTTCTACAGGTTTTGCTAACGGAGATATAATTGATATTAGCAACGATGATCCTAATCTTGAAGTTATAGGATGGTATCTTGGGAATGCTATAAAAGAACCTGAAATTGATGAAAACGCAGATGAAACAGAAGAACCGGTTGATCCAACGTCAAATCAAGGACTTCAGGTTGAAGATGAATTTTCTGGAGCAACTCACCCTGTAGCTAAGAAACAACCAAATGGTTTTGGTCTGTATGATATGCATGGTAATGTCTGGGAATGGTGTCAGGATTGGTATGATACAGCTTATTATTCATACACAGAGCCTATTAATCCAAAAGGTCCTGTTTCAGGAACTTATAAGATAGTAAGAGGCGGATGTTGGTGTAATTTTGCTAAATTATGCCGTTCTGCCTATAGATCTTATTATTTGCCAGTCGGTCGTTCAAGCTGTATAGGTTTTAGGCTTGTAAGGGAAGTAGAATAAAGTTCTAAAATAGCTTTAAATAAAGACAAGCTAATGTTGCGGTCTTATTTAAATATAAACCTTAATCAATAATAAAAAGGAGATTAAAAAAATGGCTGAAAAAGTAACAAGAGGGGAAATGGAAGACATTATCAGAGGTTTTGCTATGAAGGATCCAGCATACAAAAAATTGTTATTAGAAAACCCAAAAGAACTCGTTTCCAGGCAAATGGGACAACAACTTCCAGATTGGTTAAAAGTCAAAGTTATTGAAGAAACAGAAGATACAATGTATTTTGTTCTTCCTTATCAAAAAAAGAAATAATTTATTAATTGTCTAAAGTAAGAAAGGGGTGCAAAATATTTGCACCCCTTTTTTAATCATTCATAATTCCAACCAAAAAGATTTTAATTAAAATGTTTGAAGAAATTATTAAAAAATCGAGTACATTGTTGGAACGCCTTTATTTTCAGCCTTACTCAAGGGATGAGGCTTTTCAAATTATAGAAAAATGGAAAAATGCTTTTTCTAAAGGAGACATAAAAACTTTTAAAAAAAGATTATCCTGGGATGGATTGACTGAAGAAGCATTAATTGATGCATTATCTTCAACTAAGGAAATTGGCAAAATGCCTGAATGGATCGAAGTTTTTAAAAAAGCTATCGATATTTTTCCCGAAGCTGTAAATATGTATCATAATGAAATAAATCCCGGTTTTTTTTTAGAAAAAGAAACTATAGTTTTTCCTGAGCTTATTTTTTCTTTTTTTAAAATTGCTAAGGATGACTTGATAAAAAAAGTTGGTAATGGCATAAAAATTCTTTCGGAAGATGCTTGGAATTCTATATGTTTTCAGCTTTTTAAAGAAATGTCAGGTATATCTGAACTTGCGCTTTATGAATATTTTGAAATTTTTAGGAATTCCAAAAAGGATTGTTCCTATAATGATTTCATCGGAAATTTTTTCAACGAAGGATATAAAAAATTCTTTTTGGAATTTTCTGTTTTAGCAAGGCAATTATGCAGGCTTGCTGAAACATGGTCTGATTCATATTCTGAATTTTTAATACGACTCAATAATGATATAGAGTTTATTGAAAAAATATTTTCTAAAGATATCCCATTAGGTATTATTTCACGATTAGAAACAGGATTATCAGATAGACATGCAAATGGACGCAGAGTCATAATTCTAACTTTTTTGTCGGGAACAAAAATAGTTTATAAGCCAAGAGACATAGGTCAAGAATATACTTTTAATGCTTTTATAAATTTTGCTGAAAAGAAAGGTTTGCAAAATATTCCACCATCTTTGAAAATTCTTTCTTATAAAGGTTACGGGTGGGTGGAATATATAAAACAGAGTTCCTGTAAATCTGAATCTGAAATTGAAGATTATTATAAAAAAGCAGGAGTACTTTTAGGATTAACTTACGTTTTTTGCGGAAACGACTGTCACATGGATAATGTTATTGCAACAGAAAAAGGTCCTTTTCTTATTGATATAGAATCGTTTTTTCAACCTTTAACTATAAATGTGGTAGATGGTATTGATAAAACTGCTATTGATAAGGCAAAAGAACAGATAGATGCATCAGTTCTTAATACAGGATTATTAACCTATTCCGAACCTGATAACGAAGGAAAATTTCATGATGCAAGTGGATTTAGGGGTAGGGGAGGGCACTTATGTTACAATAAAAAAAGACAATGGATTAATCCAAATACTGCTGAGATGACGCTTGAATATGAATCTACAAAAGTAAAATCAATGCAAAATATCGCAATGTTAAATGGAGATATAAAAAAGGCCGAAGATTATGGAAATTTAATTGTGGAAGGTTTTGAAGAATCTTATAATTTTTTTCTTAAAAACAGGAATGAGCTTTTATCTGAAAATTCTTTTTTAAATAATTTTGGAAATAGTGAAGTAAGGCTTATTTTTAGGCCTACTGATCATTATGCCCTTTTTCTCCATGCGATTACTACTCCAAGATTTCAAAAAGACGGCATTGATGCGAGTTTTATAATTGAATCAATGGCAAGAATATTTCAATTTTCTCCCCAAAGACCACTTTTATGGCCTTTATTTATACAAGAAAGAAGTTCCCTTGAAAATCTTGATATTCCACGTTTTACAGTTCAAGCTGACAAAAAAGAAATAATATCATCAAGCGGAGAGATTGTTTCAGGATATGTTAGTGCGTCAGGGATTGACAGAGTAATGGCCAAGATAAAATCTTTAGATAATATTGATTTAAATAGGCAAGTTGAACTTATACAGTCAATTTTATTTGATGTTGAAGATGATCATGCGAAATCTTCTGGCTCTTATGGAGCTATGAAACCTATTTCATATAAAAAAACAGAATCTTTATCTGATGAAGATATTTTAAATTATTCTAAGTTTATAGCCGATCAAATCATTGAAAGAGCTATAAAAGGTGCTGATGGAACAGCAACATGGATCGCCCCAGCTTATATAAAGCCTGAACAGCAATCTGATAGGGGTATTTCCTATTATTTATATGACGGAGTCTGTGGCATTGCTTTATTTTTAGCATCAATGGCTAAAATTACTCAAGAATCTAAGTATTCAAATATGGCATATTCAGCATGTATGCCTGTAATAAAAGCTATTGAGAGCGGAATAGTTAATAGGCTTATTGAGCATGAGTCAATTGGAGTTTGTAATGGGCTTAGTTCAATCATATATAGTTTAGCTTATATATACAGGCTGTTAAAAGATGATAGATATCTTAAGATTGCGCAACAAATAGCGCCATTGATTACAGAAGAAAGAATTAAGAACGATAAAAGACTTGATATTGAAGGAGGATCTGCTGGGGCTATAATAGGGCTTCTTTCTCTTTATGAGCTTGATAATAATTCTGCATATATTGAAAAAGCAAATATTTGCGCAAAACATTTAATTTCGAAAAGTAAATTAATTAATGCGTATCAAAGGGGATGGCCTAATAATGAAGGAGTTATGCTTGCAGGTATGGCTCACGGAGCATCAGGTATTGCGATGGCTCTTTTGCGGTTATTTAAGGTTGTTTTAGATGAGGAGCTTTTGAATGTTGCAAAGCAGGTTTTGAATTATGAACGATCTTTATTTTCCGAGAAAAAATTAAACTGGCCTGTTCTCCACAAAACGTCAGATGGACAAATAGATTCTTCAATGTTTATGTCAGCTTGGTGTCATGGGTCAGCTGGGATTTGTCTTACTCGATTAGATGCTTTAGATGTTTTCAAGCAGGATGAACTTTTAAAAGAGGACATTAATAATGCTATAGAAAATATTTTAAATTTTGGTTTTGCTCCAGTTGATCATCTTTGTTGCGGCAACATTGGCAGAGCTGAATCTTTATTTTATGCTGGTCAAGTATTAAATGCTCCAGATATATCTGAAAAAGCTCGAAAGATTATCACAATAGCAATTGAAAGGGCTAAAGAAAAAGGTTTTTGGGGTCTTAGACTGAAAGTATGGGAGAATAGATGTTTTCAACCCGGTTTTTTCAGGGGACTTTCGGGTATAGGTCATTCCATGCTAAGGATTGCTTATCCTGATTTATTACCATCTGTTCTAAATTTTAAATGAAAATAATCAAATTTTTATGAAAATTTTGGTGTACTTCATAATGCAGGGAAAATACTTTAAAAAATACGATATTTAAACTGGATTCTGGATTCTAACCTTAGCTGGAATCCAGAATTAAAAAGTGTAAACTTATAAAATGGAGGATGCCCGTTTGGAATTAATAAATTTCAAGAGTTGAGAAGTTTTTTTATTCCGTTTGTAGTTGATTCTCTAATGATTTTAGAGGCTTTTTCTTGTGCATCATTGATATTTATATCCATTATAAATTTTTGAACTATGGGTAAAAATTGAGGATCAATGCTTAATTTTCGAATTCCTACTCCGAGCAGAAAAGGAATATATTCTAATTGATGCGCCATTTCACCGCATATAGAAACTCCAATATTC
This portion of the Desulfobacterales bacterium genome encodes:
- a CDS encoding efflux RND transporter periplasmic adaptor subunit — protein: MRINIFIKPFITILFFILMLPSIIFSQPKVFVVGDSKPEIPPLLVSKAENEAKLIGYTHANKTLIISAEVMGKIIKINYDIGDVIKDRPFIEIDTTFIDFEIERAKNSQKTLQLKLENANSQINYINKEYQRIETLYKSQRASEVQIESSRQGLEQAQIAFQTLSQEGEILKITLRELEERKKRFRITAPSGYIVTDRFVEEGNIIQPGIMLAKVSDFQKLVVPISVTNEEMIAITSLPENFKGELDGKPVKLNVDWINPKFDELTRKLAVKLVIKDYNGLRRGGLKLLLPLKVKSEGLLIPKAAILNRYANPKVKIKKTGVSVPVLILGEEGDDIVVVEDQRLQPGIELLPAPTN
- a CDS encoding formylglycine-generating enzyme family protein, with product MKNFQVNIFFLFLIFILNGCEGNPCKIKEPALDMTFIYIEPGKFIMGSPEGELGRENNETPHDIYISKGFYIQTTEVTQKQWKAIMGTNPASFQYRSNENNPVENVSWEEVQIFIDKLNLMGTGKYRLPTEAEWEYAARAGSSTGFANGDIIDISNDDPNLEVIGWYLGNAIKEPEIDENADETEEPVDPTSNQGLQVEDEFSGATHPVAKKQPNGFGLYDMHGNVWEWCQDWYDTAYYSYTEPINPKGPVSGTYKIVRGGCWCNFAKLCRSAYRSYYLPVGRSSCIGFRLVREVE
- a CDS encoding NHLP leader peptide family RiPP precursor yields the protein MAEKVTRGEMEDIIRGFAMKDPAYKKLLLENPKELVSRQMGQQLPDWLKVKVIEETEDTMYFVLPYQKKK
- a CDS encoding type 2 lantipeptide synthetase LanM family protein is translated as MFEEIIKKSSTLLERLYFQPYSRDEAFQIIEKWKNAFSKGDIKTFKKRLSWDGLTEEALIDALSSTKEIGKMPEWIEVFKKAIDIFPEAVNMYHNEINPGFFLEKETIVFPELIFSFFKIAKDDLIKKVGNGIKILSEDAWNSICFQLFKEMSGISELALYEYFEIFRNSKKDCSYNDFIGNFFNEGYKKFFLEFSVLARQLCRLAETWSDSYSEFLIRLNNDIEFIEKIFSKDIPLGIISRLETGLSDRHANGRRVIILTFLSGTKIVYKPRDIGQEYTFNAFINFAEKKGLQNIPPSLKILSYKGYGWVEYIKQSSCKSESEIEDYYKKAGVLLGLTYVFCGNDCHMDNVIATEKGPFLIDIESFFQPLTINVVDGIDKTAIDKAKEQIDASVLNTGLLTYSEPDNEGKFHDASGFRGRGGHLCYNKKRQWINPNTAEMTLEYESTKVKSMQNIAMLNGDIKKAEDYGNLIVEGFEESYNFFLKNRNELLSENSFLNNFGNSEVRLIFRPTDHYALFLHAITTPRFQKDGIDASFIIESMARIFQFSPQRPLLWPLFIQERSSLENLDIPRFTVQADKKEIISSSGEIVSGYVSASGIDRVMAKIKSLDNIDLNRQVELIQSILFDVEDDHAKSSGSYGAMKPISYKKTESLSDEDILNYSKFIADQIIERAIKGADGTATWIAPAYIKPEQQSDRGISYYLYDGVCGIALFLASMAKITQESKYSNMAYSACMPVIKAIESGIVNRLIEHESIGVCNGLSSIIYSLAYIYRLLKDDRYLKIAQQIAPLITEERIKNDKRLDIEGGSAGAIIGLLSLYELDNNSAYIEKANICAKHLISKSKLINAYQRGWPNNEGVMLAGMAHGASGIAMALLRLFKVVLDEELLNVAKQVLNYERSLFSEKKLNWPVLHKTSDGQIDSSMFMSAWCHGSAGICLTRLDALDVFKQDELLKEDINNAIENILNFGFAPVDHLCCGNIGRAESLFYAGQVLNAPDISEKARKIITIAIERAKEKGFWGLRLKVWENRCFQPGFFRGLSGIGHSMLRIAYPDLLPSVLNFK